The following proteins are encoded in a genomic region of Nitratireductor sp. GISD-1A_MAKvit:
- a CDS encoding thermonuclease family protein has protein sequence MRPWRARAGTAACMCLAALAALGTTEDAFAQERRQPRIIAPELFAPPPVDPSGLERTEPRAPLSELGQPAPEPGPVDTLYHQPIAIAAGLLQAEGRTIRIAGIRIISPDQVCDASSGAVWPCGKRARTAFRYWLRGRAVECHAQDPQENNAADQVAEMTMVCRLAGRDVGAWLVENGWALADADGPYPDKEKTARIAGKGIFGGGPSGL, from the coding sequence ATGAGACCATGGCGTGCGCGGGCAGGTACTGCTGCCTGCATGTGCCTCGCAGCACTCGCCGCTTTGGGGACAACTGAAGACGCATTTGCCCAGGAGCGTCGGCAGCCGCGCATTATCGCCCCCGAACTTTTCGCGCCTCCACCGGTTGACCCGTCCGGGCTGGAACGAACCGAACCACGTGCGCCGCTAAGCGAGCTTGGTCAGCCCGCGCCCGAGCCGGGACCGGTGGACACGCTCTATCACCAGCCGATCGCGATTGCGGCCGGCCTGCTCCAGGCGGAAGGGCGCACAATCAGGATTGCCGGCATTCGCATCATCTCCCCAGATCAGGTTTGCGACGCCAGCTCAGGTGCTGTCTGGCCCTGCGGCAAGCGGGCGCGCACTGCGTTCCGTTACTGGCTGCGCGGCCGTGCGGTGGAATGCCACGCGCAGGATCCGCAGGAAAACAATGCTGCTGATCAGGTGGCCGAAATGACGATGGTCTGCCGGCTTGCTGGGCGGGATGTGGGAGCCTGGCTGGTGGAGAATGGCTGGGCGCTGGCCGATGCCGATGGGCCTTATCCGGACAAGGAAAAGACGGCCCGCATTGCCGGCAAAGGCATTTTTGGCGGCGGGCCGTCGGGATTATAG
- a CDS encoding S24 family peptidase, giving the protein MLSHDKVWAAIDALAARHSLSASGLARRAGLDSTAFNKSKRLSSDGRPRWPSTESLSKIMDATGTTLSEFVMLLHSEGRPTEPYMHPPPSVPLIGFAQAGAGGFFDDAGFPHGEGWEHVDLPGPAREGAYALQVQGDSMMPLYRDGDTLIVDPTARLQRGDRVVVKAASGEVMAKVLLRQTSREVELLSLNPDHANRVLQRQEMEWMARIIWASQ; this is encoded by the coding sequence GTGCTTTCGCACGACAAGGTTTGGGCAGCCATAGACGCGTTGGCTGCGCGTCACTCGCTTTCTGCCTCCGGTCTTGCCCGGCGTGCAGGGCTGGACTCTACGGCTTTCAACAAATCCAAACGCCTGTCCTCAGACGGACGCCCGCGCTGGCCCTCTACCGAATCCCTGTCGAAGATCATGGATGCGACGGGAACCACACTGTCGGAATTCGTGATGCTGCTTCACTCTGAGGGGCGCCCCACCGAACCTTATATGCATCCGCCGCCCAGCGTCCCGCTCATCGGCTTTGCCCAGGCAGGGGCCGGAGGCTTTTTCGACGATGCGGGCTTCCCGCATGGAGAAGGATGGGAGCATGTGGATCTGCCGGGGCCAGCGCGTGAAGGTGCCTATGCATTGCAGGTGCAGGGCGATTCCATGATGCCGCTCTATCGCGACGGAGATACGCTTATTGTCGACCCCACCGCCAGACTGCAGCGTGGTGATCGCGTTGTCGTGAAGGCGGCAAGCGGCGAGGTGATGGCCAAAGTTCTCCTGCGGCAGACGAGCCGCGAGGTCGAGTTGCTCTCGCTCAATCCAGATCACGCGAACCGGGTTCTTCAAAGGCAGGAGATGGAGTGGATGGCGCGGATCATCTGGGCGAGCCAATGA
- a CDS encoding ActR/PrrA/RegA family redox response regulator transcription factor, whose translation MTSNTVEDPEVALGEDRSLLIVDDDKPFLTRLARAMESRGFTVETAESVEEAVARAKAAPPAFAVVDMRLADGNGLDVVATIREKRKDSRTIILTGYGNIATAVTAVKLGAIDYLAKPADADDVFAALTRQAGEKVAPPENPMSADRVRWEHIQRVYEMCDRNVSETARRLNMHRRTLQRILAKRAPR comes from the coding sequence ATGACAAGCAACACCGTGGAAGACCCGGAAGTCGCGCTGGGCGAGGACCGTTCGCTGCTCATCGTTGACGATGACAAGCCATTCCTCACCCGTCTGGCGCGGGCCATGGAGAGCCGTGGATTCACGGTGGAGACCGCTGAATCGGTGGAAGAGGCGGTTGCGCGCGCGAAAGCCGCGCCACCGGCCTTCGCCGTGGTGGATATGCGGCTTGCAGATGGCAATGGTCTCGACGTGGTGGCCACCATACGCGAAAAGCGCAAGGATTCCCGTACCATCATCCTGACCGGTTACGGAAACATTGCCACGGCCGTGACTGCGGTGAAGCTTGGCGCCATCGACTATCTGGCCAAACCCGCAGACGCCGATGACGTTTTTGCAGCGTTGACACGGCAGGCCGGAGAGAAGGTGGCGCCCCCGGAAAATCCGATGTCGGCCGACCGGGTGCGCTGGGAGCACATTCAGCGGGTTTACGAAATGTGCGACCGCAACGTCTCGGAAACGGCGCGCAGGCTGAACATGCATCGGCGCACGCTGCAGCGTATTCTGGCCAAACGCGCGCCGCGTTGA
- a CDS encoding ActS/PrrB/RegB family redox-sensitive histidine kinase: MLEDIRAHDPSHGLRLNTLIKLRWLAIIGQSAAVIVVAFGLDFPLPVGLCFALIAASAWLNVHLAFRYPVTHRLAPLAALGILTFDAFQLAGLLYMTGGLTNPFALLMTVPVVISATSLPLRWTALLGSLVVALTTALAVFHRPLPWFPGTELVMPLVYIIGVWIAVVSSIAFTGVYAYRVAKEARLLANALAATELVLQREQHISALDGLAAAAAHELGTPLATIALVAREMERALGKDERFSEDVTLLRTQSERCREILRQLTSLSSEGEAHMARQPFTSLIEETAAPHRDFGIDIRLEPGATKGPEPVGRRNPGVIYGLGNLVENAVDFARESVTIRWHWDADTVGLLVVDDGHGFPAEILDRIGEPYMSKRSSDGSSGGGLGLGLFIAKTLLERSGAQIRFGNLAEKGKGAFAEVIWPRSIFVVPEEASGFVGKES, encoded by the coding sequence ATGCTTGAGGATATAAGGGCCCACGATCCGAGCCATGGCCTGCGGCTCAACACGTTGATCAAGCTGCGCTGGCTGGCGATCATCGGTCAGAGTGCGGCAGTGATCGTTGTCGCCTTCGGGCTCGATTTTCCGCTACCGGTCGGCCTGTGTTTCGCGCTGATCGCGGCTTCGGCGTGGCTCAATGTGCATCTGGCATTTCGCTATCCCGTGACGCACAGGCTGGCTCCCCTGGCCGCACTCGGGATTCTTACCTTCGATGCGTTCCAGCTTGCCGGTTTGCTGTACATGACGGGCGGCCTCACAAATCCCTTCGCGCTTCTTATGACAGTGCCTGTCGTGATCTCCGCCACATCGCTGCCACTGCGCTGGACCGCGCTTCTTGGCTCTCTGGTGGTGGCCCTTACCACGGCGCTCGCCGTCTTCCATCGCCCGCTTCCATGGTTCCCCGGCACCGAGCTGGTGATGCCCCTTGTCTACATCATTGGTGTCTGGATCGCCGTGGTGTCGAGCATCGCCTTCACCGGGGTCTATGCCTATCGGGTCGCGAAGGAAGCCCGGCTTCTGGCCAACGCGCTTGCGGCCACCGAACTGGTGCTGCAGCGGGAACAGCACATCTCTGCGCTGGATGGTCTGGCGGCCGCCGCTGCCCACGAGCTCGGCACCCCACTGGCCACCATCGCGCTGGTGGCGCGCGAAATGGAACGTGCGCTCGGCAAGGACGAGCGTTTCAGCGAGGATGTGACGCTGCTGCGCACCCAGAGCGAGCGATGCCGTGAGATTCTGCGCCAGCTGACCAGCCTGTCGTCGGAAGGCGAGGCGCACATGGCACGCCAGCCCTTCACCTCTTTGATCGAGGAAACCGCTGCTCCCCACCGCGATTTTGGCATCGATATCCGCCTGGAGCCGGGCGCAACGAAAGGACCGGAGCCGGTGGGACGGCGCAACCCGGGTGTCATTTACGGGCTCGGCAATCTGGTGGAGAACGCGGTGGATTTCGCGCGCGAAAGCGTCACGATCCGCTGGCACTGGGACGCAGACACCGTCGGGCTTCTCGTGGTGGATGACGGCCATGGTTTTCCCGCTGAAATCCTGGATCGGATCGGTGAACCCTACATGTCGAAGCGATCCTCCGATGGCAGCAGTGGCGGCGGGCTCGGGCTGGGACTTTTCATTGCCAAGACACTACTTGAGCGTTCTGGCGCCCAGATCCGATTCGGCAATCTTGCCGAGAAGGGCAAGGGTGCATTCGCAGAAGTGATCTGGCCGCGATCAATCTTCGTAGTGCCCGAGGAGGCATCTGGATTCGTCGGCAAAGAGTCCTAA